tatataaaCTTTAAAATGCATGGCGCTAGATAAGATTGATGTTTGATTGAAATATTCAACATATCATTTGATTGATCTTGACATATTATTCAAGATTtgtaaactaaaaaaaatgaaacataaatactttttgttgaattttaaCATGATTTAAAATGCTCCGATTCCCACCTAACGGAGCCTTTATAGTAAACTTAAATTTTGAATTCCTCGTACAAGGAATTATATGCTATGATCACCATTCTCGTTTGACGCACGTTTAGTATTATttgtttcgatttatatatttagttagattctaatatattaaaaaaatgttattgcaatttttaatttcaattaaattaataaaataacaaatcaagctttgattttataaattttgtaaaattaaaaattgcaataacattttttaatatattgaaatcaaactaaatatataaatcgaaacgaataATAATAAACGTGCGCTAAACGAGAGTGATGCTCACATAAAGTATGTAGCATGTCATTCCtcatattagtattatattatacttataaaatttaaaagtgtATATATACTAAATATAAATTGGatgatttttttagattttattttggGTATTTATTTACTCCATCTGTCTCGTTCTTAAATCGtaatgatatattttttggTGTTTCActctaattaatatattttttaaaataaaaatatcataatctttattttattctttcatattaaCTTATACTTCTTTCATACCCTAATAATTGTCCATTTTGATctcggcacagattttaagaaatgtgaaggaaagtgagttaaaagttagtggaatttaggtcccacttttatatattagttttataataaaatgtgagtgaaatgagttagtggaatgcgtGAACTACTTACCATGTATGATAAAAAGTGAGAGTGAACAATTAACGGAGGATGaacgaaaatgacaaaagtagACAATTAATagagaacggagggagtagtacaaaACTGCATAAATATAGTGAGTAAAAAGGAATGATCAACTTAAAGTGagtgttttattttatcatgtgtttattttatgaaaatagtGTTGAATCAATTATAGCACAAAGTGGAAGAATATATAATTGTTGCACTTAATTAAGTTAAAATTTTATCTTGttcaaaataaacattttaattCTATAAATTTAGTAGTAGGACATTCGATGGGTCGACCAGTCTTGTATCGTATCTATGATTATCAAAATTAATGTATTTGATATAATCGAATTAAATTTGGATCCGTGAGTAAAATGGGTGACGTGGGCAAAAGTGGAAGAGAGTATCCAAATAGGCAGTGGCGAATGCAATCTAAGCACCTCAGCAATGGCGTCGGCGCCTGCTTATTCCTTTCTCCATTGATCGATCACTAATTGATGAGACGATGCCGATGCGTTGTTGTTGTGGATTAGGATCTCGCCGCTGGATTTCCAACTACGACAAGCTCCATCGCTTAGCCCTCTTCCTCATCTACGCTCAGATTGGCTGCTCTCTCCTCGGATCGCTCTCCCCTCTCTACAATGGCGTCCTCATCCTCCATTTAGGGGTTTCTCTCTTCGGCCTCGTCGCCGTCGAGAGCAGCAATCAGAGCCTCGCTCGCACCTACGCCTTCCTCCTCTTCTGCTCCTTCTTCCTCGACCTCTCCTGGTTCTTCCTTTTCTCTCACCAAATCTGGtaattctcttctctctctctctctaatctctatatatatagttaCTGCTTCTGATAAAATAATTGTAAGCAAATTGACGATGCAGCCATTTTCCTTCTGGTGTGTACGGAACCTTAGCTGCCTACGCGGTGAAGCTGACTCTGGTTGTGCAGATCGCCGGAGTTTCAGTGAGGTTGTTATCATCCTTCTTATGGATTCAGATTTACAGGCAGGGCGTTTCTAGCGTGGACGGCTCAGCCGCCAGAGATGCGGATTCCGATTTGAGATTTAATTGCCTCAACTCGGCTACTCATGTTGTTCGACATCCCTACGATGTGATTGACGATGCGTATGATCCTGCTAATTTCCTGCCTCTTTTTGGAGATCGCGCCAGGGATGACTCCTCTCGATATGGGGTATGCTCCTTCCTCTTCAAACCATTATTCATTCTTCTATGTTTTTCACATTTTATTCATAAATTATATAGTGAGATGGATTTGTTAGAGCTACaaacaaaaattaagatagGGAAGACATTTGGAGAGCAGAGCAGTCCAAATATTGAGTTGCTAAGCTCCTTAAATTCACAAACTGACACTTAGCAGTTTATCTTGTGTTGTGCTGCTTATTCTTTTGTGCAATATATATGTATCCAAATATGAAGTGTTGCTATGATTTGGTGTTTGATTGCTCATAAATTTTGTGTTTGTATTTGATTATAAGGGTAAAATGATCGTTAGCATTCAAAATCTTACAAGTTGTAATGGAGATCATCCCTTGACATTTGCATGAAATGGAAGATGTTATGATGTTGGCTCCTGCTCTGCATTATTATTGACTGTTTGATTTATAAGTTTGG
This genomic interval from Salvia splendens isolate huo1 chromosome 13, SspV2, whole genome shotgun sequence contains the following:
- the LOC121763035 gene encoding uncharacterized protein LOC121763035 isoform X1; amino-acid sequence: MPMRCCCGLGSRRWISNYDKLHRLALFLIYAQIGCSLLGSLSPLYNGVLILHLGVSLFGLVAVESSNQSLARTYAFLLFCSFFLDLSWFFLFSHQICHFPSGVYGTLAAYAVKLTLVVQIAGVSVRLLSSFLWIQIYRQGVSSVDGSAARDADSDLRFNCLNSATHVVRHPYDVIDDAYDPANFLPLFGDRARDDSSRYGAIQNGDSSVGDSAGTSQLHSYKSSDVFMLR
- the LOC121763035 gene encoding uncharacterized protein LOC121763035 isoform X2, which gives rise to MPMRCCCGLGSRRWISNYDKLHRLALFLIYAQIGCSLLGSLSPLYNGVLILHLGVSLFGLVAVESSNQSLARTYAFLLFCSFFLDLSWFFLFSHQICHFPSGVYGTLAAYAVKLTLVVQIAGVSVRLLSSFLWIQIYRQGVSSVDGSAARDADSDLRFNCLNSATHVVRHPYDVIDDAYDPANFLPLFGDRARDDSSRYGR